One stretch of Streptomyces sp. NBC_01363 DNA includes these proteins:
- a CDS encoding VOC family protein, translating into MASVRKIQITFDCADPERVARFWCEVLGYVAPPPPEGFDTWDAYNDSLPPEERGAWFACSDPTGEGPRMYFQRVPEGKVAKNRVHVDVRAGTGLVGAERLAVLEAERDRLVALGAVCTKVLYADEDNESCINMQDIEGNEFCLD; encoded by the coding sequence ATGGCATCGGTAAGGAAGATCCAGATCACTTTCGACTGCGCGGATCCCGAGCGCGTCGCTCGTTTCTGGTGCGAGGTGCTGGGGTACGTCGCACCTCCGCCGCCGGAGGGGTTCGACACCTGGGACGCCTATAACGACTCACTGCCGCCCGAGGAGCGGGGTGCGTGGTTCGCGTGCTCCGATCCCACGGGTGAGGGCCCGCGCATGTACTTCCAGCGCGTTCCCGAAGGCAAGGTCGCCAAGAACCGGGTGCACGTCGACGTGCGGGCCGGCACCGGGCTCGTGGGTGCGGAGCGGCTGGCCGTGCTTGAGGCCGAACGCGATCGGCTGGTCGCGCTCGGCGCGGTGTGCACGAAGGTGCTGTATGCCGACGAGGACAACGAGTCGTGCATCAACATGCAGGACATCGAGGGCAACGAGTTCTGTCTCGACTGA
- a CDS encoding maleylpyruvate isomerase family mycothiol-dependent enzyme, protein MTVHPSLQTYADAWTHSIESIAELVKPLAEGEWNRRTPCPAWSVRDIVSHVIGMESEQLGDPRPIHTLPRDLYHVQNDFARYMEMQVDVRRHHTAPEMTSELEYTIIRRARQLRNETRDPETMVRAPLGAEQTLELALRMRAFDVWVHEQDLRATLGQPGNLDSPGATVVRDTLLQALPKVVAKDAGAPASSAIVLDVHGPLEFLRTVRVDAEGRGSVDGSPSLGPAVTLAMDWETYFLLACGRVRAGTVAERIKVEGDQDLATAILQNFAVTP, encoded by the coding sequence GTGACCGTCCATCCCAGCCTCCAGACCTACGCCGATGCCTGGACCCACTCCATCGAGTCGATAGCCGAGCTGGTGAAGCCACTCGCCGAGGGGGAGTGGAACCGCCGTACGCCATGCCCCGCCTGGTCGGTGCGCGACATCGTCTCGCACGTCATCGGCATGGAGTCCGAGCAGCTCGGCGACCCGCGCCCGATCCACACGCTGCCCCGCGACCTCTACCACGTGCAGAACGACTTCGCCCGGTACATGGAGATGCAGGTCGATGTGCGGCGTCACCACACCGCACCGGAGATGACCTCCGAGCTGGAGTACACGATCATCCGGCGGGCGCGTCAGCTGCGCAACGAGACGCGCGATCCCGAGACCATGGTCCGGGCGCCGCTCGGCGCCGAGCAGACCCTCGAACTGGCGCTGCGGATGCGCGCCTTCGACGTCTGGGTGCATGAGCAGGACCTGCGGGCGACGCTGGGGCAGCCCGGCAATCTGGACTCCCCCGGCGCCACCGTCGTCCGGGACACCCTGCTGCAGGCGCTGCCGAAGGTGGTCGCCAAGGACGCGGGGGCACCGGCCAGTTCGGCGATCGTGCTCGATGTGCACGGGCCGCTGGAGTTCCTGCGCACCGTCAGGGTCGACGCGGAGGGCCGTGGTTCGGTGGACGGTTCGCCGTCGCTCGGGCCCGCGGTGACGCTGGCGATGGACTGGGAGACGTACTTCCTCCTCGCCTGCGGGCGGGTGCGCGCGGGTACGGTCGCCGAGCGGATCAAGGTCGAGGGCGATCAGGACCTGGCGACGGCGATCCTGCAGAACTTCGCCGTGACGCCGTGA
- a CDS encoding recombinase family protein, producing MSARGFDAALAAVTAGVVGTLIVWKLDRLSRKGIGQVGKVLDDIEKAGGRFVSVIDGLDTSNDSARMIVAMLAELARSESKNLGTRVGHAKRYLRSKGQWIGGQPPYGLKVDPKTKKLVHDPEDAVYARLIADEALAGVSLVKIARLLNEYDIPSPRGGQWNAASIMQLLRSPALAGLMPETETVETDDGEKKYTGRVFPYQDPETLDTVEIGEGIITVGERDRIIRQFESRTFVHAGKRRPKSQGTALLTGLVFCGVPGCGSRMHRVGNSYQCWSHRSGNQCIGASALADAVDVYVTERFLTKVPALDLDDPLLIAIADRWVHRVDPETFAKRDAIAVEVQDEEARLADLEDARYVRGEFTGPAAIDRYNRLTERLRGRIDGLRDDLGKLPMPSMDVRPMLDAVQLREAWGDFTVDDRRDRLSLAIDRVEVSKGKRGARLIPEQRIRIRWAGLTEAEVL from the coding sequence TTGAGCGCAAGGGGTTTCGACGCCGCACTTGCGGCAGTCACCGCCGGAGTGGTCGGCACGCTGATCGTCTGGAAGTTGGATCGCCTGTCCCGCAAAGGAATCGGCCAGGTGGGCAAGGTGCTCGACGACATCGAAAAGGCGGGCGGCCGTTTCGTATCCGTCATCGACGGTCTCGACACATCGAACGACTCGGCCCGGATGATCGTCGCCATGCTCGCGGAGCTGGCACGGTCGGAGTCCAAGAACCTCGGTACGCGCGTGGGCCACGCGAAAAGGTACCTGCGCAGCAAGGGGCAGTGGATCGGGGGACAGCCGCCTTACGGGCTCAAGGTGGACCCGAAGACGAAGAAGCTCGTCCATGACCCCGAGGACGCCGTGTACGCCCGCCTGATCGCGGATGAGGCGCTGGCAGGCGTGTCCCTTGTGAAGATCGCGCGGTTGCTCAACGAGTACGACATCCCCTCACCGCGCGGCGGGCAGTGGAATGCAGCGAGCATCATGCAGCTCCTGCGGTCACCTGCGCTCGCTGGTCTCATGCCGGAGACAGAAACCGTTGAGACGGACGACGGGGAGAAGAAGTACACGGGACGGGTCTTCCCGTACCAGGATCCCGAGACGCTCGACACGGTGGAGATCGGCGAGGGGATCATCACGGTTGGCGAACGGGATCGCATCATCCGCCAATTCGAGTCACGCACCTTCGTGCATGCGGGCAAACGCCGTCCGAAGTCACAGGGCACGGCGCTGCTCACGGGGCTGGTGTTCTGCGGCGTACCGGGGTGTGGCAGCCGTATGCACCGTGTGGGCAACAGCTACCAGTGCTGGTCGCACCGCTCGGGCAATCAGTGCATCGGAGCGTCCGCGCTGGCCGATGCGGTCGACGTCTACGTGACCGAAAGGTTTCTGACCAAGGTCCCAGCACTCGACCTTGACGACCCTCTCCTGATCGCGATTGCGGATCGCTGGGTTCATCGTGTCGATCCGGAGACGTTCGCGAAGCGTGACGCCATCGCAGTCGAAGTCCAAGACGAAGAGGCCCGGTTGGCGGACCTCGAAGACGCACGCTACGTGCGCGGCGAGTTCACCGGTCCTGCGGCGATTGACCGCTACAACCGGCTGACCGAGCGGCTGCGTGGCCGCATCGACGGCTTGCGTGATGATCTTGGCAAGCTGCCGATGCCGTCGATGGACGTAAGGCCGATGCTTGATGCTGTCCAGCTCCGTGAGGCGTGGGGTGACTTCACAGTCGATGACCGCCGCGATCGTCTGTCGCTCGCCATCGATCGCGTGGAAGTCAGCAAGGGCAAGCGTGGGGCTCGGCTCATTCCGGAGCAGCGTATCCGGATCCGCTGGGCCGGCCTGACGGAGGCGGAAGTCCTGTAG
- a CDS encoding DUF6879 family protein, producing MARRLRFNGTDSKNGGCPAVHEDLDSGEIGVQGTPLTDPEDVAQLQHFGPGDAAVVVPRELLVHHGPKEVAHVPVLIGLEEFGLLFETFEHSAWHLETRRGYASDRGDPEYAEFLATGTVSCDLDSEWCVNIRRQTADGKYVGRVRVVDSPPTEGQLFLLGYSTCNAATGEDVWNLWREDAERLRLPAEDFWIFDSRLVAVLRFDDADVFHDVEVITEPAEVLRYCQVRDAAMHGASPHTEFAARLGAGVA from the coding sequence ATGGCACGACGACTCCGCTTCAACGGCACCGACAGCAAGAACGGCGGCTGCCCCGCTGTGCACGAAGATCTCGATTCCGGTGAGATCGGCGTCCAAGGAACGCCGCTCACCGATCCCGAGGACGTCGCTCAGCTCCAGCACTTCGGGCCCGGAGACGCCGCGGTCGTGGTGCCGCGTGAACTTCTCGTCCATCACGGCCCCAAGGAGGTAGCCCACGTGCCTGTGCTGATCGGCCTGGAGGAGTTCGGGCTCCTCTTCGAGACCTTCGAGCACTCGGCCTGGCACCTGGAGACCCGGCGGGGCTACGCGTCGGACAGGGGGGATCCCGAGTACGCGGAGTTCCTTGCGACCGGCACGGTGTCGTGCGACCTCGACAGCGAGTGGTGCGTGAACATCCGCCGACAGACGGCTGACGGAAAGTACGTGGGGCGGGTGCGTGTCGTCGACAGCCCGCCGACCGAAGGGCAGCTGTTTCTGCTCGGGTACTCGACGTGCAACGCGGCCACGGGCGAGGACGTGTGGAATCTGTGGCGCGAAGACGCGGAGCGGCTCCGGCTGCCCGCTGAAGACTTCTGGATCTTCGACAGCCGATTGGTGGCCGTGCTGCGCTTCGACGACGCGGACGTCTTCCATGATGTGGAGGTCATCACGGAGCCTGCCGAAGTCTTGCGGTACTGCCAGGTCCGCGATGCTGCGATGCACGGGGCGTCGCCCCATACCGAGTTCGCCGCACGGCTTGGTGCTGGCGTTGCCTGA
- a CDS encoding GntR family transcriptional regulator, protein MPAAPPAVKPAAKPVVKSPIKQPPAAERVYAHIKEAVLHRRYEGGTLLTEGDLAEAVGVSRTPVREALLRLEVEGLIKLYPKKGALVLAVSAQEIADVVETRLLVEEFAARKAVPASAQLIGRLEELLEEQRQLAEAGDLAEVSVKDRCFHAEIVRNAGNDILSRLYDQLRDRQLRMGVAVMEAHPGRIAANITEHGELLEAIRAGDADGAAQVVRRHVSRVKVLVRGEDR, encoded by the coding sequence ATGCCTGCCGCACCCCCTGCCGTGAAGCCTGCCGCGAAGCCCGTCGTGAAGTCCCCCATCAAGCAGCCACCCGCCGCCGAGCGCGTGTACGCCCACATCAAGGAGGCGGTCCTGCACCGCCGTTACGAGGGCGGCACGCTCCTCACCGAAGGAGACCTCGCGGAGGCCGTCGGGGTCTCCCGCACGCCGGTGCGCGAGGCGCTGCTGCGGCTGGAGGTCGAGGGGCTGATCAAGCTGTATCCGAAGAAGGGCGCCCTCGTCCTCGCCGTCTCCGCGCAGGAGATCGCCGATGTGGTGGAAACCCGGCTGCTGGTCGAGGAGTTCGCGGCGCGCAAGGCCGTGCCCGCCTCCGCGCAGCTGATCGGCCGGCTCGAAGAACTCCTGGAGGAGCAGCGGCAGCTGGCCGAGGCCGGGGATCTGGCGGAGGTGTCGGTGAAGGACCGCTGCTTCCACGCCGAGATCGTGCGCAACGCGGGCAACGACATCCTGTCGCGCCTCTACGACCAACTGCGCGACCGGCAGTTGCGGATGGGTGTCGCCGTGATGGAGGCGCACCCGGGGCGGATCGCCGCCAACATCACCGAGCACGGCGAGCTGCTGGAGGCGATCAGGGCCGGTGACGCGGACGGTGCCGCGCAGGTCGTGCGGCGCCATGTCAGCCGGGTCAAGGTGCTGGTCAGGGGTGAGGACCGGTGA
- a CDS encoding NHL domain-containing thioredoxin family protein has product MNDATPTPAPRRARVRAPELVGKGGWLNTGGKDLTLADLRGKCAVLDFWTFCCVNCLHVLDELRELEEKHRDTLVIIGVHSPKFVHEAEHQAVVDAVERYEVHHPVLDDPELATWKQYAVRAWPTLVVIDPEGYVVAQHAGEGHAHAIEKLVEELEAEHAAKGTLRRGDGPYVAPEPVATHLRFPGKALLLPDGGFLVSDTTRHRLVEIERDSETVRRHIGSGDRGFADGAPDEARFSEPQGLAVLPDGRIAVADTVNHAIRALDLGTGVTTTLAGTGRQWWQGSPPSGPARGVDLSSPWDVAWFADRLWIAMAGVHQLWTYDPATETVQVAAGTTNEGLVDGEAAEAWFAQPSGLATSADGERLWVADSETSALRYVERDGSGFAVRTAVGTGLFDFGHRDGAAGQALFQHPLGVTALPDGSVAVCDTYNHALRRYDPGSGEVTTLATDLREPSDAVLVDGDLVVVESARHRLTRLRLPEEAVRVADRAHRTRRAATEIAPGTLRLDVVFQAPAGQKLDTRYGPSTRLLVSATPPELLAEGAGPGTDLFRDLVLAEGVAEGVAEGVLHVSAMAASCDDDPSNEYPACHVHQQDWGVPVRVSAQGTPRLPLVLAGMDEQA; this is encoded by the coding sequence ATGAACGATGCGACTCCCACCCCCGCTCCGCGCCGAGCCCGCGTCCGTGCCCCCGAGCTGGTCGGGAAGGGCGGCTGGCTCAACACTGGTGGGAAGGATCTGACGCTCGCGGATCTACGAGGCAAGTGTGCCGTTCTAGATTTCTGGACCTTCTGCTGCGTGAACTGCCTGCATGTCCTCGATGAGCTGCGCGAGCTGGAGGAGAAGCATCGCGACACCTTGGTGATCATCGGGGTGCACTCGCCGAAGTTCGTCCACGAGGCCGAGCACCAGGCCGTCGTCGACGCCGTCGAGCGGTACGAGGTCCACCACCCGGTCCTCGACGATCCGGAACTGGCGACCTGGAAGCAGTACGCCGTACGGGCCTGGCCCACGCTCGTCGTCATCGACCCCGAGGGCTATGTCGTCGCCCAGCACGCCGGCGAGGGCCATGCGCACGCCATCGAGAAGCTGGTCGAGGAGCTGGAGGCCGAGCACGCGGCGAAGGGCACGCTGCGCCGCGGCGACGGCCCCTATGTCGCACCCGAACCGGTCGCCACGCATCTGCGCTTCCCCGGCAAGGCGCTGCTCCTGCCCGACGGCGGCTTCCTCGTCTCCGACACCACCCGTCACCGCCTGGTCGAGATCGAACGTGACAGTGAAACGGTTCGCCGTCACATCGGATCAGGGGACAGGGGGTTCGCCGACGGCGCCCCCGACGAGGCCCGGTTCTCCGAGCCGCAGGGCCTCGCCGTGCTTCCCGACGGCCGGATCGCGGTCGCCGACACGGTCAATCACGCCATCCGCGCCCTCGACCTCGGCACCGGGGTGACGACGACGCTCGCCGGCACCGGTCGCCAGTGGTGGCAGGGCTCGCCGCCGTCCGGGCCGGCCCGCGGGGTCGACCTCTCCTCCCCCTGGGACGTCGCCTGGTTCGCGGACCGGCTGTGGATCGCCATGGCGGGCGTGCACCAGCTGTGGACGTACGACCCCGCGACGGAGACCGTCCAGGTCGCCGCGGGTACCACCAACGAGGGCCTGGTCGACGGGGAGGCCGCCGAGGCGTGGTTCGCCCAGCCGTCCGGGCTCGCCACGTCCGCCGACGGGGAGCGGCTCTGGGTCGCCGACTCGGAGACGTCCGCCCTGCGGTACGTCGAGCGCGACGGATCCGGCTTCGCCGTCCGTACGGCCGTCGGCACCGGACTCTTCGACTTCGGACACCGCGACGGCGCCGCCGGGCAGGCCCTGTTCCAGCACCCGCTGGGGGTGACCGCGCTGCCCGACGGGTCCGTCGCCGTCTGCGACACGTACAACCACGCGCTGCGGCGCTACGACCCCGGGAGCGGTGAGGTCACCACCCTGGCCACGGATCTGCGCGAGCCGAGCGACGCCGTGCTGGTCGACGGCGATCTCGTGGTCGTCGAGTCCGCCCGGCACCGGCTGACCCGGCTGCGGCTCCCCGAGGAGGCCGTACGCGTCGCCGACCGCGCCCACCGCACCCGGCGCGCGGCCACCGAGATCGCCCCGGGCACGCTCCGGCTCGATGTGGTCTTCCAGGCGCCCGCCGGGCAGAAGCTGGACACCCGGTACGGCCCCTCGACCCGGCTGCTGGTCTCGGCGACCCCGCCGGAGCTGCTGGCCGAGGGCGCGGGCCCCGGTACCGACCTCTTCCGCGACCTGGTCCTCGCCGAGGGCGTCGCCGAGGGCGTCGCCGAGGGCGTCCTGCACGTGTCGGCCATGGCGGCGTCCTGCGACGACGACCCCTCGAACGAGTACCCGGCCTGCCATGTCCACCAGCAGGACTGGGGCGTCCCCGTCCGCGTGAGCGCACAGGGCACGCCCCGGCTGCCGCTGGTGCTGGCCGGAATGGACGAGCAGGCCTGA
- a CDS encoding LURP-one-related/scramblase family protein, which translates to MRFLVRERLFAVGDDYWIEDTDGRKVFLVDGKAMRVRDTFELKDAQGRILVEIRQKLLSLRDTMLIERDGEQLARIKRKRLSLLRNHYRVTLVDGTELDVSGKILDREFAIDYDGELLAQISRRRLTVRDTYGIDVVREDADTALLIAVSVCVIVLADKERED; encoded by the coding sequence ATGAGATTCCTGGTGCGTGAACGACTCTTCGCCGTCGGTGACGACTACTGGATCGAGGACACGGACGGCCGCAAGGTGTTCCTCGTCGACGGCAAGGCCATGCGAGTGCGGGACACCTTCGAGCTGAAGGACGCACAGGGCCGGATCCTGGTCGAGATCCGGCAGAAGCTGCTCAGCCTGCGCGACACCATGCTCATCGAGCGCGACGGCGAACAGCTCGCCAGGATCAAGCGCAAGCGGCTGTCGCTGCTGCGCAACCACTACCGGGTCACGCTGGTCGACGGCACCGAGCTCGACGTCAGCGGCAAGATCCTGGACCGCGAGTTCGCCATCGACTACGACGGGGAACTGCTGGCCCAGATCTCCCGGCGCCGGCTGACCGTCCGGGACACCTACGGCATCGATGTCGTACGGGAGGACGCCGACACGGCACTGCTCATCGCCGTATCGGTCTGCGTCATCGTGCTCGCGGACAAGGAGCGCGAGGACTGA
- a CDS encoding nitrate/nitrite transporter yields MSSAAAPTLSLPGDPPGGRRAARVWGIGVAVYFVAIIFRTSLGVAGLDAADRFHVNASALSTFSILQLLVYAGMQIPVGLMVDRLGTKKVLALGAVLFTLGQLGFALSPSYGMALASRALLGCGDAMTFISVLRLGARWFPARRGPLIGQVAALFGMAGNLVSTLFIARALHGFGWTTTFVGSSVAGVVVLVLLLLFLKDHPEGHEPPPAEHAGAAYVRKQIAASWREPGTRLGMWVHFTTQFPAMVFLLLWGLPFLVEAQGLSRSTAGELLTLVVLSNMAFGLVYGQIIARHHAARAPLALGTVAVTALLWASAIFCPGDHAPMWLLIVLCVVLGACGPASMIGFDFARPANPPERQGTASGIVNMGGFVASMTTLFAVGVLLDATGDNYRIAFASVFVLEALGVVQILRLHSRATHRERDHHVVSRVEAVHVPV; encoded by the coding sequence GTGAGTTCTGCCGCCGCTCCCACCCTGTCCCTGCCCGGCGATCCACCCGGCGGCCGACGTGCCGCCCGGGTCTGGGGCATCGGGGTCGCCGTCTACTTCGTCGCCATCATCTTCCGCACCAGCCTGGGTGTCGCCGGGCTGGACGCCGCCGACCGGTTCCACGTCAACGCCTCCGCGCTCTCCACGTTCTCCATCCTTCAGCTGCTCGTCTACGCGGGCATGCAGATACCCGTCGGCCTGATGGTCGACCGGCTCGGCACCAAGAAGGTGCTCGCTCTCGGGGCCGTCCTGTTCACCCTCGGGCAGCTCGGCTTCGCGCTCTCCCCCTCGTACGGCATGGCGCTGGCGTCCAGGGCGCTGCTCGGCTGCGGTGACGCGATGACGTTCATCAGCGTGCTGCGGCTCGGCGCCCGCTGGTTCCCGGCCCGGCGCGGCCCGCTGATCGGCCAGGTCGCGGCGCTCTTCGGGATGGCGGGCAACCTCGTCTCGACGCTCTTCATCGCACGGGCCCTGCACGGGTTCGGCTGGACCACCACGTTCGTCGGCAGCTCCGTCGCCGGGGTCGTCGTCCTCGTCCTGCTCCTGTTGTTCCTGAAGGACCACCCCGAGGGCCATGAGCCGCCGCCCGCGGAGCACGCGGGTGCCGCCTATGTGCGCAAGCAGATCGCCGCTTCCTGGCGGGAGCCCGGCACCCGGCTCGGTATGTGGGTGCACTTCACCACGCAGTTCCCGGCCATGGTGTTCCTGCTGCTGTGGGGGCTGCCGTTCCTGGTGGAGGCGCAGGGGCTCAGCCGGTCCACCGCCGGGGAGCTGCTCACCCTGGTGGTGCTCTCCAACATGGCTTTCGGGCTGGTCTACGGGCAGATCATCGCCCGCCACCACGCGGCCCGCGCCCCGCTGGCCCTCGGTACGGTCGCGGTGACGGCGCTGCTCTGGGCGTCGGCCATCTTCTGTCCGGGCGACCATGCGCCGATGTGGCTGCTGATCGTGCTGTGCGTGGTGCTCGGCGCGTGCGGTCCGGCCTCGATGATCGGATTCGACTTCGCGCGGCCGGCGAATCCGCCGGAGCGGCAGGGCACCGCGTCGGGCATCGTCAACATGGGCGGCTTCGTCGCCTCGATGACCACGCTGTTCGCCGTCGGTGTGCTGCTGGACGCGACCGGCGACAACTACCGGATCGCGTTCGCCTCGGTCTTCGTGCTGGAGGCGCTCGGCGTCGTACAGATCCTGCGGCTGCACTCCAGGGCCACGCACCGCGAGCGGGACCACCATGTGGTCAGCCGCGTGGAGGCCGTGCACGTACCGGTGTGA
- a CDS encoding GNAT family N-acetyltransferase: MLAEVHGHDGYPVNWPDSPGAWLTPPSLIASWVAELDGRVAGHIGLSRSGAGDAAPGLWSARAEVSTDATAVVSRLFVAPWARGREIGALLMGQAVAEAQVRGLHPVLDVLASDTAAAALYERLGWQLLATVEQQWSPEQKVTVRCYAAAT, from the coding sequence GTGCTGGCAGAGGTCCATGGGCACGACGGCTATCCGGTGAACTGGCCCGACTCCCCGGGCGCATGGCTCACACCGCCATCGCTCATCGCCTCATGGGTGGCGGAACTGGACGGCCGCGTGGCCGGTCATATCGGCCTGTCCCGGAGCGGCGCGGGAGACGCGGCTCCCGGGCTGTGGAGCGCTCGCGCAGAGGTGAGTACCGACGCGACCGCCGTGGTCAGCCGACTGTTCGTCGCCCCGTGGGCGCGCGGCCGCGAGATCGGTGCGCTGCTGATGGGGCAGGCTGTCGCAGAAGCGCAGGTTCGCGGCTTGCATCCGGTGCTCGACGTGCTGGCTTCGGACACTGCGGCAGCAGCTCTGTACGAGCGGCTCGGCTGGCAGCTGCTGGCCACGGTCGAACAGCAGTGGAGCCCGGAGCAGAAGGTGACCGTCCGGTGTTATGCGGCGGCAACCTGA
- a CDS encoding carbon-nitrogen family hydrolase, with the protein MRASLIQIAVDPDESVNARRQRAASLVAAQRGADLVVLPELWPVGAFAYADFADEAEPLQGPTHDIMAKAAVDAGVWLHAGSFVERAPDGTLFNTSLVFTPEGERAAAYRKIHRFGFDKGEAVMMGAGEELVTVTLPRTTLGLATCYDLRFPEMFRGLVDAGAGTLIVVAGWPERRRAHWTLLAQARAVENQSYVLAVGTAGTHAGVQQAGHSIVVDPWGEVLAEAGADEEVLGVEFDPARVATTREQFPALKDRRLGLAPPRLR; encoded by the coding sequence GTGCGCGCCTCCCTCATCCAGATCGCAGTAGACCCGGACGAATCCGTCAACGCCCGTAGGCAGCGTGCGGCTTCACTGGTCGCGGCCCAGCGCGGTGCGGATCTGGTGGTGCTTCCCGAGCTCTGGCCGGTCGGCGCCTTCGCGTATGCCGACTTCGCGGACGAGGCCGAACCGCTCCAGGGGCCCACCCACGACATCATGGCGAAGGCCGCGGTCGACGCCGGGGTCTGGCTGCATGCGGGCTCCTTCGTCGAGCGCGCCCCGGACGGCACCCTCTTCAACACCTCGCTGGTCTTCACGCCCGAGGGCGAGCGGGCCGCCGCGTACCGCAAGATCCACCGCTTCGGCTTCGACAAGGGCGAGGCGGTCATGATGGGCGCCGGCGAGGAACTGGTCACGGTCACCCTGCCACGGACCACGCTCGGCCTCGCCACCTGTTACGACCTGCGCTTCCCGGAGATGTTCCGCGGCCTGGTCGACGCGGGCGCCGGGACACTGATCGTCGTGGCGGGCTGGCCCGAGCGGCGCCGGGCCCACTGGACGCTGCTGGCGCAGGCCCGTGCCGTCGAGAACCAGTCGTACGTCCTGGCCGTCGGCACCGCGGGCACCCACGCCGGAGTCCAGCAGGCCGGGCACAGCATCGTCGTCGACCCGTGGGGCGAGGTGCTCGCGGAGGCGGGCGCGGACGAGGAGGTGCTCGGCGTGGAGTTCGACCCGGCGAGGGTGGCGACGACCCGTGAGCAGTTCCCGGCCCTCAAGGACCGCCGCCTGGGACTGGCCCCGCCCAGGCTCCGGTAG
- a CDS encoding D-alanyl-D-alanine carboxypeptidase family protein, whose translation MKIGIKGISRATATATVALTAGAVIAGSAFASTAQAATLPNPKITAAGGYVMNNGTAKSLFAKTADTRRSTGSTTKIMTAKVVLSQKNLNLDSKVTIQKAYSDYIVSKGASSARLIVGDKVTVRQLLYGLMLPSGCDAAYALADKFGSGSTRAARVKSFIGKMNAQAKSLGLKNTHFDSFDGIGNGSNYSTPRDLTKIASSAMKSSTFRSVVKTKSTKQKVTTKSGGYRYMSWSNTNTMLSSYSGAIGVKTGSGPSAKYCLVFAATRNGKTVIGTVLGSSSAANRTADMKKIMDYSFKK comes from the coding sequence TTGAAAATCGGCATTAAGGGCATAAGCCGCGCCACCGCCACTGCCACCGTGGCGCTGACGGCAGGCGCCGTCATCGCGGGCAGCGCGTTCGCCTCCACCGCGCAGGCCGCCACGCTGCCCAACCCCAAGATCACCGCCGCCGGCGGATACGTGATGAACAACGGCACCGCGAAGTCCCTGTTCGCCAAGACCGCGGACACCCGTCGTTCCACCGGCTCCACCACCAAGATCATGACGGCGAAGGTGGTGCTGTCGCAGAAGAACCTGAACCTGGATTCCAAGGTCACGATCCAGAAGGCGTACAGCGACTACATCGTCTCCAAGGGCGCCTCGTCGGCCCGTCTCATCGTGGGCGACAAGGTCACCGTCCGCCAGCTGCTGTACGGCCTGATGCTGCCGTCCGGCTGCGACGCCGCCTACGCGCTGGCCGACAAGTTCGGCTCCGGCTCCACCCGCGCGGCCCGCGTGAAGTCGTTCATCGGCAAGATGAACGCCCAGGCCAAGTCCCTCGGGCTGAAGAACACCCACTTCGACTCGTTCGACGGCATAGGGAACGGCTCGAACTACTCGACGCCGCGCGACCTGACGAAGATCGCCAGCAGCGCGATGAAGAGCTCCACCTTCCGCTCGGTCGTCAAGACCAAGTCGACCAAGCAGAAGGTCACCACGAAGTCCGGCGGCTACCGCTACATGTCGTGGTCCAACACCAACACGATGCTCAGCAGCTACAGCGGCGCCATCGGTGTGAAGACCGGCTCCGGCCCGTCGGCCAAGTACTGCCTGGTCTTCGCCGCGACCCGCAACGGCAAGACGGTCATCGGCACCGTGCTCGGCTCGTCGAGCGCGGCCAACCGCACCGCGGACATGAAGAAGATCATGGACTACTCCTTCAAGAAGTAG